The genomic region ctgacctgtgttaacatttcttcacgctataattagggtttcttcacgctttaattggagtttcaaaagaaaactgacctatcttaacattccttcacgctataattagagCTGCAacacaaaactgacctatcctaacattcttTCATGCTTTAATTAGGGTTTCATCACGCTTTAATTGAAGtgtcaaaagaaaactacctgtcttaacattccttcccgctataattagggtttcaaaacaaaactgacctatcctaacatttttTCATGCTTTAATTGgagtttcaaaagaaaactatctGTCTTAACATTAGAATGTttctaacccaacccaacccaacccgaatgtttttagatctaggtctagtgttagttctagcataagatatcagtatgttgcaataaaaatatgcaacatagtgatatcttatgctaactagcgctaccaaCCCAACATTTGAGAAATTTGCACtggtttaaatgttaattaacccAACTCAAAGTggaatttctacacaaaattctgaaataaattaGTTGGATCCAAATGTAACGTTTGAAGAGGGGGGGAGGGACATCAAGTATAggttttaggttatctttagtTTATAGATGGTAAACAAGgacattttgaattatttgaaaacaaaattgtcgatttttaagcgacataatgattcttgaattataccTTAAGTATAACTTACAACATTTTCTAATTCTACACTTTGGGGAATGTGtttctcaaaatatttttgcgctttcgataatttattcaatgaaattaaataagtGTCCAAATCGATCCCTCCATCAGTCACAACCCGGGGTCCTTTCTCAATTATATCTTCAACTTTCGAAGAAATTTCGTAATAATTAATGACATTGTCCAATAATTGAATCGTTTTATCAATAtctgtgttaaaaaaattttaaattaaaggaCAATcggatattaaattaaatttactttgttttgttttgtgtAAATTATCGGTTTCGTTATAAACCGGTAAGATAGTTCCTTCTAATTTAGAGAGCCTATTTTCGAACGTATTTAATATAGTATCTATTCCTTTTGCGATTTGCTCACTCTTCGATAATCTTTCCAATAATATGTTCAAATTCGATTGTTCCTACAAAAAAGGTTATtagattattgatttttttaattaataatataacttTTTCAAGTTTAGTCCCAATATCGATTCTTTTAtccattattttctttaatatatcaattcacaaaaaaaaaaattataggttatgttgatttgacgtttcttgacATAAccttgataaaaataaatcaattaatcaaaatatttttaaattattatttaaagtaattattaaataactaatcataattaataagattaatCATTTCGtcaaaaccaaaaaagaaataagttaaatatcaaatattaataataggtGTATAATTGGTTGCCTAAATCTATTACAAActtcaattatatttttaataaattcatttacaTTTAATCTTAACATTAATTCCACACGATGCTAATTGCGTTACAAAAAACTTATAAATATAAGGAATTTGTATTGCGTCAATATCCCTCCCGGAATCACAAAACCTACAAATTTCCTTCGtttccattaaatttgctttttcAGCCATTCGAGTAACTTTAGTCATAGGTCCTAATAAGGAATGGCAAGAAGTGCAAACATAAGCAACCATTCTATCCGAACAATTTAAAAGTCTATCTTGAATTAAAGCGGCCGCTCCGTGGCTTAATAAAGCGTCACGTTCCATTTCTCCAAATCGAACCCCTCCACCTCTTTTTCGCCCTTTTAGTGGTTGTCTTGTTAAAACATCCATTGGGCCCGTTGATCGAACTTGCCATTTATCTGAGACCATGTGTCTTAGTCGTTGGTAATGAACAACTCCCATAAAGATTTGGGCTTCGAACATTCTCCCATCAATTCCGGAATACATTGTTTCTGTTCCATAATAATTACAACCACCGATTTGTAATAGTTTCCCAAAATAATCAATTGCTGTTGTGTCTTCGCCGAATCTAAATGGAGTCGCATCGTGGATTAGTCCGTGAATAGAGGCCGATTTACCAGCCATGATCTCAATCATCATAGCGATTGTCATACGAGATGGAAATCCGTGAGGGTTGAAGATAATATCGGGCACAATCCCCGTTTCTGTAAACGGTAAATCTTCCGCGGGCCATTTTTGAGAACAAATCCCTTTTTGGCCAGCCCTACTCGCGAATTTATCCCCTACAGAGGGATTCCTAGGAACTCGATAAGTTATACAAGCTATTTTCGGTGCTTTTACGTTAAAATCACCACATAATCGAACGCTGTTCACGTAACATTCTTCGCGACCTTTAAATTTATGGATTACATATTTCGATTCATCGGTGTTGTAATAACAATATAAAGGTTCCCCTTCGGACATTTTTCTTCCAATGTATGGTAAACCATCGGAGTCGATATAAtcgattaaattttcttttgatggGTCTCTACAAAAGTAAGAATTTGAATCGTCGAGCTCGCAAAATTCCGATTTGTAAATTGAACCATGGGCAAAACCACGTTCTTCagaacatttatttattactattgcATCTTCCATATCGTAACCCTAGAAGTTTATCAAACAGAAATTACACAGgggtacaaaaaaaaaattttttctgcgGCATAAGTTTGTGGAGTCAATttagatatatatataattatgaaGTACTCAGCCTGTACATTATATCCTTTaaagacgcatggctaaaccccgatgtttctaggtctagtgttagttgtagttccATAACAATACATAATCTAGGGTTATTTAGTGCCAACTAACGCTACTTAGAACTGTTACTacaactaacagtagacctagaactagaaacaatcgggcttagccgcacgtttttaaaaacggctaaacccgaatgattctagttctaggtctactgtgAAATGGACAGACACAAGAAACCACCTTGATGATTGCTATTTTTGTGCTGTGAATGTAAAAAGTATGAACCGATACAAAACTTACTTCCTAATTAGACGATTGCTGTGATGATGTTGAAATTTGAAATAGTCAGAGTAAAAACAATAGCGAAAATGACTTCGAATGATGCGAATGAAATTTATCTAAGACATCAGCTGAGCTTCTTGCGACAAgactaaaagaaaaacacgtaTCACTAGCATGTTATCGAACTAGAAAGCACGACATTCTTCCATATTTTAACGACCAAAAAGAGTATACTAACTAAAATCTAGCAACTTTTgataaatagttaaaaaaaagtttgcaaTGTCTATTACTGCataatggaaataaattaGCTTCAATCCCGATAGCTCATTCAACTATTCTTAAGGAAGAATATTAAActtgttttagaaaaacttcATTTCATAAATAGTGGTCAGTGAGtgtagatttaaaatttttttcttcgtttGGGGAACAGTCGTGCGTAAAGGAGCAGTAAAAACTAGCCATACAGAATGAATATGACTGGAGGAAACGCTCCATcgtttatgaataaaaaattaggaGCTAATATAAGTATCAAATAGTATTATGTGCGATGATCAAAGATTCCACCAGGACATCAAGATTATGGAGGAAAGATATCAAGGCCATTGGGAACACCATATGATGGCAAACTACAGCTAGAAGTTGCAAGGAGACTGTCCGGACCAAAAACACCATAGAAAACCCCATCCAAAACGTTTTTCTTAACTTCTAAAATGTGTTCgcattttatgattaattttattatttattgtatcaattatagcactttatttatttgaaataatttgataatagtaaaataatcgttttaaaaatattctcctctttttaaaatgtaatttccaGTATAAATGAAATTGACTAACAAACCCCATGCCGCAGAATCAGTGTGATCTTACCGTGTAACTAATAACAGCAACAATAGCGTTAGTCCCCATTGAAAAATGATCCAACCCAATTTTCTTATAATGATACGGCCTAAATAAAGCAGCCGTTGGCGTTTGTAACCGATAAAGTTTCGTTTCAGCTTGCAAATCGTAATTATGACACGGAGTCCCCATAGTTTGTTTCCCCATTTGACACTGATACATATTCCTGGGAGATTGATTACAATCGGGCATTGGAATTAATTGGGCCAAATTCGACAAAAACGAAGTTTTTGAAAGCTCCATATGCGTCGTGACTCCTTTGTAATATTCTTGTGGTTTGATACAAACCTCCAAATAAACTTGTTCGAACGTTCCTACGTACTCAATTTTATTTGCGATTAGATTTCTTAACGGTCTCATCATCCGAGCGGCTCCagtgaataaaaataatccgGGGTATTGAGATGTCACTTTTTTGATGGGTACCAAAACGATTTCGGTCGTAAAAGGGATTCTTTTACcatcaatttttaacattcgcAAATTTTCAACTAAAGTATCTATCCGGGCTTGggaaacataacctaaaaattttccaGAGTTGAGGGGGCTTCAACTTCACCGGAGCACGGGGCTGAAGTTTAAGGTATGATTGGAAACAAGGtattaaccagtagtacatacatacaaaatttcaagtttttgtaaggttttgtaaatttttggctcaactttgacagctcatagctcgaaaacaaaagaattgCGACCCTATGCTTATATataaaacttgtgttattttggtaagtactacatcctagtaaagtttcccgattaaaaactgaaccaccctgtatatatacaggtgtctcatgtaactggttcgttagaactttttcaggttcctcTATTCGTAGAAATTTCGGTaacatgggttgttcattcgaaactttcgatctaaaatattttcaagatggccactAAGTAGACCGGAAGTAGActataacttcgttattttatatgGAATGctatactttttattaaaccgtttaattgtacgtagaaaaataggttgactttgataaaacttattagtagttagcgtttttcgttttcgagttattttggttttaagctttctttggtaaatttcaacatgcgctttaaaaccccatatctcagccaacgttcattcaaaaaagatctacattggcacgattactcttcagatgctgtcaaatagattgtcatttgttgtattggagtatcttatacaacctggtcaaaaatttaattactgtttctccatattcaatggcgagaaagtcgaaaattttaaatggaacgccctatatttttttagcctatcagaaagggaatttaattctctacaaattaccTATAAACATTcttatacctatttattgtagtttgtcTCATATTGagagatttattaaaatatgcacgaaatgcaatttttttattagaaggccatgacattttgacgacagtttttcgtttaatttatttctattattatttgtactattaactatTACGATTATAGCTTTTtcttaccaaaaataacaaacagaagatcaaataaatggaacaataaaaacaaaaaattaatgataaaatttagatttttgaccaacctgtataagatactttgatacaataaatgacaatctatttgattgcatctgaagagtaattgtgccaatttagagcttttttgaatgaacgttggttgagatatggtctacttccggtagatcGGAAGTGGTACccatgttgaaaatatttcagatCGAAAGTTTCGAATTAACAATTCAtgttaccaaaatttcaaaaccgtacgaatagtggaacctaaaaaagttccaatgaaccagttacgtgaaaTACCTGTAGAtacattgcaagtatgcaaccaacatcacAGTGTAATACACAAATCAcgtatactgtgatattggttgcataattgcaatgatgacgttggATACGATagttaattaacacactgtatatattgTACTGGagaaatattgtaaattaaaaacaataaaaattattattacctaAAAATTTTCCGTCTAAAAGAACTGAATATGATTCGGAAATGTCGATCGTTTGGATCATTTCGGTGTCGTGTAACGGTATCATTCCGTACTCTAACAAAcattttggaatgtttttaaCGAGATTTATATCGGGAAAATCCGTAATTACAGCATCCATggttaaatgatttaataaccCACATGGAGGTCCGTCGGGGGTGTGAACAGGACAAATAAAACCCCAAGCATCCGGTAATAACTGCCTGGCTTCCGTTGTGCGCATCTCCAAGAAGAAAGATCCGCGATGAACCGCGCGAAAATGAGACATATACCTCATTCGGTTAATATTTTCAGGGACAATTGTTAAACCTTTCGATTGCATTAATTCGACTTCTTTAGTTACTAAATTTCCGGTtgaaataaacatttcaaGATTATTCCCAAACGACATTGAAGATCCTTGATTAACCCTCGCAATTTGATTCATCTCGGAAGGtcccaaattaaaattaacggtCTCTCgtgctttttttaaaattctatatcGAAGATTTCTTaaccaaattaaaattctttccTTTAAAACTTGAAGGTATAAATGACCACCAAGTAAAACTTCCTGCATCATAACCGCATCGTTGTTTTCAACTTTACATTTACTTCTTGCaaaggtaaataattttttcgtcataaaaactaaagtatcaaatttatcttttgGCTCTTCTAAACTTATTAAAatacttcttttaataatgtaaTCGGTGACTTCTTTATCGGTGAACCAAGGAGCGCATTCTCGGACTTCCACGCGAAATAACCCTCCAATAAATTTCTTGCAATCGGATTGGTTGTGATAACCTTCTTGATGGAGACCTCGTAACATGTTTTGTATGCATTCGATGTAATATAAATCTTCTTCGTAACCTTCAATTAGTTTCGAGTAAATGTAATGATCGGCGTAATTAACCAAAgcttttaaaatcaacattaaTGGGATGTAATAAGGTTTTTGTtggatagaaaattttaattttgcagAACCATCAGTGACGAAATGTAAAATATTAGTAACACTTGTTTGATCTGATTTAACACATCTCATAAAAACGCCAACATCCGAAAATAAAGTTCCCTTTCCTTTCCATCCTGGTCTCCTCACAGCGATCGGATAATTACTTCTCGTACTCAACAACATTCTAACTAATCGCTCTAAAcccttaataataaaataacccCCCCATTCCTCTTCATGCTCCCCAACACCAACAAGTTGTTTAGGAGACATATTCTCTAAATGACACCGATTCGATTTCAACATAATCGGGATATCACCTAAATCTTGATCAATCGGAATTTGTTTTTCACCGTTAATTGACCACCCAAGTCTCATCTGAAATTTTCCTCGGTATGTAGCCCCTCTTTGCCGACATTCTGATGGGTAAACGTGAGGATTTCGCGCTCCAATTGTCCCCACGGCGATTGTTGGGTGCGAAATTGACGCTTCGAGTACGttcaaattaattctatcTTTATTTGGTAATTCAAAATCAACGGAAATATCTTTTATTGCTTCATCAAGACCTGCGTTGACCATATAGTTGAAACTGGTGGTGTGGGGGCTACCAAGGCTTTGTaaatgctttaaaaataaaattgtggtgaaaatattaagataacctaaaaaaaaaaaaaacgtgctTACCTCGTTTTGTTTTTGTGGAGGTTCACCGTAATC from Onthophagus taurus isolate NC chromosome 5, IU_Otau_3.0, whole genome shotgun sequence harbors:
- the LOC111426520 gene encoding DNA-directed RNA polymerase I subunit RPA2, which translates into the protein MEESLRHLTVTDYGEPPQKQNEHLQSLGSPHTTSFNYMVNAGLDEAIKDISVDFELPNKDRINLNVLEASISHPTIAVGTIGARNPHVYPSECRQRGATYRGKFQMRLGWSINGEKQIPIDQDLGDIPIMLKSNRCHLENMSPKQLVGVGEHEEEWGGYFIIKGLERLVRMLLSTRSNYPIAVRRPGWKGKGTLFSDVGVFMRCVKSDQTSVTNILHFVTDGSAKLKFSIQQKPYYIPLMLILKALVNYADHYIYSKLIEGYEEDLYYIECIQNMLRGLHQEGYHNQSDCKKFIGGLFRVEVRECAPWFTDKEVTDYIIKRSILISLEEPKDKFDTLVFMTKKLFTFARSKCKVENNDAVMMQEVLLGGHLYLQVLKERILIWLRNLRYRILKKARETVNFNLGPSEMNQIARVNQGSSMSFGNNLEMFISTGNLVTKEVELMQSKGLTIVPENINRMRYMSHFRAVHRGSFFLEMRTTEARQLLPDAWGFICPVHTPDGPPCGLLNHLTMDAVITDFPDINLVKNIPKCLLEYGMIPLHDTEMIQTIDISESYSVLLDGKFLGYVSQARIDTLVENLRMLKIDGKRIPFTTEIVLVPIKKVTSQYPGLFLFTGAARMMRPLRNLIANKIEYVGTFEQVYLEVCIKPQEYYKGVTTHMELSKTSFLSNLAQLIPMPDCNQSPRNMYQCQMGKQTMGTPCHNYDLQAETKLYRLQTPTAALFRPYHYKKIGLDHFSMGTNAIVAVISYTGYDMEDAIVINKCSEERGFAHGSIYKSEFCELDDSNSYFCRDPSKENLIDYIDSDGLPYIGRKMSEGEPLYCYYNTDESKYVIHKFKGREECYVNSVRLCGDFNVKAPKIACITYRVPRNPSVGDKFASRAGQKGICSQKWPAEDLPFTETGIVPDIIFNPHGFPSRMTIAMMIEIMAGKSASIHGLIHDATPFRFGEDTTAIDYFGKLLQIGGCNYYGTETMYSGIDGRMFEAQIFMGVVHYQRLRHMVSDKWQVRSTGPMDVLTRQPLKGRKRGGGVRFGEMERDALLSHGAAALIQDRLLNCSDRMVAYVCTSCHSLLGPMTKVTRMAEKANLMETKEICRFCDSGRDIDAIQIPYIYKFFVTQLASCGINVKIKCK